In Paramormyrops kingsleyae isolate MSU_618 chromosome 13, PKINGS_0.4, whole genome shotgun sequence, a single window of DNA contains:
- the uqcrfs1 gene encoding cytochrome b-c1 complex subunit Rieske, mitochondrial, whose product MLSIAARCGSLSPYLQATNYAVPGPLKALVPVFVTKVDKVPLDVKKPILCRESLTGQSPRTAPAISVGISAPSTVRFAHTDIKIPDFSDYRRLEVQDSRKSSQDSYESRKTFSYLMTGATAVVGVYTAKTLVTQFISSMSASADVLALSKIEVKLGDIPEGKNMTFKWRGKPLFVRHRTAKEIETESAVNLSELRHPEHDKDRVQNPKWVIVIGVCTHLGCVPIANAGDYGGYYCPCHGSHYDASGRIRKGPAPLNLEVPFYEFPDDETVIVG is encoded by the exons ATGTTGTCAATTGCCGCTCGTTGTGGGTCACTGTCACCGTACTTACAGGCTACAAATTATGCTGTGCCGGGGCCGCTTAAAGCCCTTGTTCCAGTATTTGTCACCAAAGTGGATAAAGTACCGTTGGACGTGAAGAAACCCATCCTGTGTCGCGAATCCTTAACAGGCCAGAGTCCAAGGACGGCACCCGCGATTTCAGTCGGCATCAGCG CTCCCAGTACAGTGCGTTTTGCTCACACAGACATCAAGATCCCAGATTTCTCTGATTATCGACGGCTCGAGGTCCAGGACTCCAGGAAGTCCTCTCAAGACAGCTATGAGTCGAGAAAAACCTTCTCCTATCTGATGACCGGTGCAACCGCCGTGGTGGGCGTCTATACCGCCAAGACTCTTGTCACCCAGTTTATTTCGTCTATGAGTGCGTCTGCAGATGTCCTGGCCCTGTCCAAAATCGAAGTCAAACTGGGCGACATCCCAGAAGGCAAGAACATGACCTTTAAGTGGAGAGGCAAGCCGCTCTTCGTCCGTCACAGAACCGCCAAAGAGATCGAAACGGAGTCTGCAGTCAACCTTTCCGAGTTGCGGCACCCAGAGCATGATAAAGATAGGGTCCAAAATCCCAAGTGGGTCATTGTGATCGGGGTGTGCACTCACCTTGGCTGTGTGCCTATTGCAAACGCAGGGGATTATGGTGGCTACTACTGCCCCTGTCATGGCTCCCATTATGATGCCTCAGGTAGAATTCGGAAAGGTCCCGCACCCCTTAATCTGGAGGTTCCCTTTTATGAGTTCCCAGATGATGAAACTGTTATTGTGGGTTAG